One region of Limnospira fusiformis SAG 85.79 genomic DNA includes:
- a CDS encoding 2Fe-2S iron-sulfur cluster-binding protein, with protein sequence MANINFVNENREVIAADGANLRLKAMENQIDLYTLKGKLLNCGGYGQCGTCIVEVVEGMENLSPKTPVEERMLKKKPDTYRLACQTTVNGPVSVRTKPK encoded by the coding sequence ATGGCTAACATCAATTTTGTCAACGAAAACCGCGAAGTTATTGCCGCTGATGGCGCAAATCTCCGACTCAAAGCGATGGAAAATCAGATTGATTTGTATACCTTAAAGGGAAAACTCCTCAACTGTGGCGGCTACGGTCAATGTGGTACTTGTATTGTGGAAGTGGTTGAGGGTATGGAAAATCTCTCCCCTAAAACTCCGGTGGAAGAACGAATGCTCAAGAAAAAACCTGATACCTACCGCTTGGCTTGTCAAACTACTGTTAATGGCCCGGTAAGTGTTAGAACTAAACCTAAATAG
- a CDS encoding glutaminase has product MNSRARLSLNLVQLETWVEAAKSRSDEGSLPTYIPQLAIACPKAFAVQVLDSQGNCYLLGNGDLRFSLMSVVKPFLLLYMLVELGGDRIFAQVGMEPSDYPFNSLEQLQADGGWPRNPMINSGAIALSALLPGPDGQTRCQVLCDWLNHWGGCCLQLDHDTLNSVRSAPNSRNDAITTELYHRGTISDAITAIDAYNHICCLSATVEDLAKLGMLLLQPPQPTWIEPCRQVKALMMTCGLYEASSRFAVRVGVPTKSGVSGVVLSVIPGWGAIACYSPPLDDTGNSVAGLFLIEEIVRSLNLSIFN; this is encoded by the coding sequence ATGAATAGTCGGGCAAGATTGAGTTTAAACCTGGTGCAACTAGAGACATGGGTTGAAGCTGCTAAGTCTCGCAGCGATGAAGGCAGTTTACCGACCTATATTCCTCAGTTAGCCATAGCCTGTCCCAAGGCATTCGCAGTTCAAGTTTTAGATTCCCAGGGGAACTGTTATTTATTAGGCAATGGTGATCTGAGATTTTCCCTGATGAGTGTGGTTAAGCCATTTCTGTTGTTGTATATGTTGGTAGAGTTGGGGGGCGATCGCATATTTGCACAGGTGGGAATGGAACCTTCTGATTACCCGTTCAATTCTCTGGAACAATTGCAGGCTGATGGTGGCTGGCCCCGTAATCCTATGATTAATAGTGGTGCGATCGCTTTATCGGCGTTGCTTCCTGGCCCTGATGGACAAACACGATGCCAAGTATTATGTGATTGGTTAAATCATTGGGGCGGCTGTTGTCTGCAATTGGATCACGATACGCTCAATTCTGTGCGTTCGGCCCCCAATTCTCGTAATGATGCCATCACTACGGAATTATATCACCGGGGGACTATTTCTGATGCGATCACTGCTATTGATGCTTACAATCATATTTGTTGTTTGTCTGCCACAGTGGAAGATCTGGCTAAATTGGGGATGTTATTATTGCAGCCTCCTCAACCGACTTGGATAGAACCCTGTAGACAGGTGAAAGCATTGATGATGACCTGTGGGTTATATGAAGCCTCTAGTCGATTTGCGGTCCGGGTGGGAGTCCCTACTAAGTCGGGAGTCAGTGGGGTGGTTTTATCGGTGATTCCCGGTTGGGGGGCGATCGCTTGTTATAGTCCTCCTCTTGATGATACCGGAAATTCAGTAGCCGGTTTATTTTTAATTGAAGAAATAGTGCGATCGCTTAATCTGAGTATTTTTAATTGA
- a CDS encoding helix-turn-helix domain-containing protein, with translation MKPISFSEKNLQDIPQLLRQLRGDLELSQAELAEFLGVSAQTINRWENGHSQPSAISINLMQHKLSSLDSLKDVKTVKANLSQPSNSLRQADVARILNVSFQRVQTIRKRHYIEFTWDNTIDAWVTSREEVQRYIDNKGKRRKRTIDN, from the coding sequence ATGAAACCGATATCGTTCTCCGAAAAAAATTTACAGGATATCCCCCAACTGCTTCGTCAACTCCGGGGAGATTTAGAGTTGTCCCAAGCTGAACTGGCGGAATTTCTGGGTGTATCTGCACAAACTATTAACCGCTGGGAAAATGGACATTCTCAGCCTTCCGCCATCTCGATTAATTTGATGCAACATAAGTTAAGTTCTTTGGATTCTCTCAAAGATGTCAAAACTGTTAAGGCTAATTTATCACAGCCTAGTAATAGTCTACGACAGGCTGATGTAGCCCGCATTCTTAATGTTTCGTTTCAGCGAGTGCAGACTATTAGGAAGCGACATTACATAGAATTTACCTGGGATAATACTATTGATGCTTGGGTGACATCTCGGGAAGAAGTACAGCGCTATATTGACAATAAAGGGAAGCGTCGGAAACGAACAATTGATAATTAA
- a CDS encoding reverse transcriptase N-terminal domain-containing protein, translated as MYQTVKDSGNRILLRCAFVWRGINWAKVQRYVFKLQKRIYQAAKSGQDAKVRKLQRLLVKSYYARLLAVRL; from the coding sequence ATGTATCAGACGGTAAAGGATTCGGGAAACCGAATCTTACTAAGATGTGCGTTTGTTTGGAGAGGTATCAACTGGGCTAAAGTTCAGCGGTACGTCTTTAAGCTCCAAAAGAGGATATACCAAGCAGCTAAATCGGGACAAGATGCAAAGGTTAGAAAGTTGCAACGTCTACTGGTGAAATCATATTATGCCCGGCTCTTAGCAGTGCGGCTGTAG
- a CDS encoding universal stress protein, with product MAYHRILVALDRSNHSELVLEQAMELAQNNSAELMIFHRLEVSEPDPYGFSDLHATNIARYSRIMQDRLESELDQIRSWLTSCTRRATDQNITADWNWKMGDAGRCICQIAKDWNADLIVVGRRGYEGVIEALLGSVSNFVVHRAPCSVLVVQSSDRH from the coding sequence ATGGCATATCATAGGATTTTAGTAGCGCTAGATAGATCGAATCATAGCGAACTGGTTTTAGAGCAGGCGATGGAACTAGCGCAAAACAACTCAGCGGAACTAATGATTTTTCACCGCCTGGAGGTGAGCGAACCGGACCCCTATGGTTTTAGCGATCTTCATGCGACTAATATTGCTCGTTACTCGCGAATTATGCAGGATCGGCTAGAGAGTGAACTGGACCAGATCCGCAGTTGGCTAACAAGTTGTACTCGTCGTGCTACGGACCAGAATATCACTGCTGACTGGAATTGGAAAATGGGGGATGCGGGGCGGTGCATTTGTCAAATAGCCAAAGACTGGAATGCGGATCTAATCGTGGTAGGACGCAGGGGATACGAGGGGGTAATTGAGGCGTTGCTGGGAAGTGTGAGCAACTTTGTGGTTCATCGCGCCCCCTGTTCGGTTTTAGTAGTACAGAGTAGCGATCGCCATTAA
- a CDS encoding TolC family protein gives MPVLRYLMAVGVSGAIVLFNVGQGEAVPSPVESQDSLSDHPLTQESTLKQKPTKFVASPTAQTPITDHEPNDTSLVAGQIDPQTPELSSHDTIGETLSNDGFMETPPNLLGKYEAKSPNHDGLALESVDLPGKYQAKSPNHDAIAPSTDVNSATEVSSESPSQEVAISNNSHGQSAIANNLTAPVQLSQVDTPEIQIPDLTPPTEPYPQRYPDGTLRTEPPSIVLPSTNPLHFPSQPGEVEIEETVPITLEQAFDLVRRNSPEIQVLQLQVEQNLAGLRVAQAELFPSLSFTSSLTRSETAGATISTRAQNRRIRNQRRQAAARGEVDTTSFQIPFGSTSFDNSLQIQYDFGLSGARGSRIREAEQQLRAAELELERVIEESYLSVAQTYYNLQASDAEVEIQRAAVRNAQKSLEDAEALERAGVGTRFEVLQARVTLASTQQDLTSAISTQRTSRRNLASLLNVSQNVNLVAADPISLAGTWEFTLNETIILAYRNRPELETQLVNRNLAAERRRQALSATRPNLTGSASYNVLGQLSDDANRFAAQGWADGYNVQLQLRWNFFDGGAARSRARQQELGIAIAEERFSQTRNQIRREIEEAFFNLQASFENIGVANLGVEEATEALRLARLRFQAGVGTQTDVINQETSLTRAQNQLLRAIIGYNRALAQLRRFVSNLPDNILQDQP, from the coding sequence ATGCCTGTTCTTCGCTATTTGATGGCTGTGGGAGTGAGTGGAGCAATTGTGTTGTTCAATGTTGGGCAGGGAGAAGCAGTGCCTTCGCCTGTTGAGTCCCAGGATAGCTTATCTGACCATCCTCTAACTCAAGAATCAACTCTCAAGCAAAAACCAACCAAATTTGTAGCCTCACCAACTGCTCAAACCCCCATTACTGACCATGAACCTAACGACACTAGCCTTGTAGCTGGTCAAATTGACCCACAGACTCCAGAATTGTCTTCCCATGACACCATTGGAGAAACCTTGAGTAACGACGGGTTCATGGAAACCCCCCCCAACCTGCTGGGAAAATATGAGGCTAAGTCTCCTAACCATGATGGGTTAGCCTTAGAATCAGTAGACTTGCCGGGAAAATATCAGGCTAAGTCTCCTAACCATGATGCGATCGCCCCCTCAACTGATGTAAACTCCGCCACAGAGGTATCTTCCGAAAGCCCCTCACAAGAAGTGGCTATCAGTAACAATTCTCATGGTCAATCTGCGATCGCAAATAATCTGACAGCACCAGTACAACTGTCCCAAGTAGATACACCAGAAATTCAAATCCCTGACTTGACACCCCCTACCGAGCCATACCCCCAAAGGTATCCAGATGGAACCTTACGCACTGAACCACCTTCAATAGTTTTACCCAGCACTAACCCCCTGCATTTTCCCAGTCAACCTGGGGAAGTAGAAATCGAAGAAACCGTTCCGATTACCCTAGAACAAGCATTTGATTTGGTGCGGCGCAACAGCCCAGAAATCCAAGTTCTACAACTCCAGGTTGAGCAAAATCTCGCGGGGTTGCGAGTTGCTCAAGCAGAACTGTTCCCTTCCCTATCATTCACCTCCAGCTTGACCCGTTCCGAAACAGCAGGAGCCACCATATCCACCCGCGCCCAAAATCGTCGGATTCGCAATCAACGCCGTCAAGCCGCCGCTAGAGGTGAAGTTGACACAACCTCCTTTCAGATCCCCTTTGGATCTACCAGCTTTGATAACTCCCTGCAAATTCAATATGATTTTGGTTTAAGTGGAGCCAGAGGATCGCGAATTAGAGAAGCCGAACAGCAACTGCGAGCCGCAGAGTTAGAACTCGAACGGGTGATTGAAGAAAGTTATCTTAGCGTCGCCCAAACCTACTATAACCTACAAGCCTCCGATGCGGAAGTCGAAATTCAGCGCGCCGCTGTTCGCAATGCTCAAAAAAGTTTGGAGGATGCAGAAGCCCTCGAACGCGCTGGGGTGGGTACTCGGTTTGAGGTTTTACAGGCTCGTGTTACCCTCGCCAGCACCCAGCAGGATTTGACTAGCGCTATTAGCACCCAAAGAACATCTCGGCGCAATCTCGCTAGCCTATTAAATGTCAGTCAAAATGTCAATTTAGTCGCAGCAGACCCGATATCCTTGGCGGGAACTTGGGAATTTACCCTCAATGAAACTATCATCCTCGCCTATAGGAATCGCCCCGAGTTGGAAACACAGTTAGTTAACCGTAATCTAGCTGCAGAAAGACGCAGACAGGCTTTATCTGCAACTCGACCTAATTTAACTGGTTCCGCTAGTTATAACGTTCTTGGACAGCTTTCTGATGACGCTAATCGCTTTGCGGCTCAGGGTTGGGCTGATGGTTATAATGTTCAACTACAGCTACGTTGGAATTTCTTTGATGGGGGTGCGGCTAGGTCTAGGGCTAGACAACAGGAACTTGGTATAGCGATCGCTGAAGAACGCTTTTCCCAAACCCGCAACCAGATCCGCCGAGAAATTGAAGAGGCCTTCTTTAACCTACAAGCTAGTTTTGAGAACATTGGAGTTGCTAACTTAGGCGTTGAGGAGGCTACAGAAGCTCTCCGATTGGCTAGACTCCGTTTCCAAGCTGGTGTCGGTACTCAAACTGATGTCATTAACCAAGAAACTAGCCTCACTCGCGCCCAAAACCAGTTACTCAGAGCAATTATTGGTTATAACCGCGCTCTGGCTCAATTGAGGCGATTTGTTAGCAATCTCCCCGATAATATCCTTCAAGATCAACCTTAA
- a CDS encoding peptidylprolyl isomerase, whose protein sequence is MLNLSKSIMNTCKRWLKTGLIALLLCVLSVGLSAAWWDGGNSTPKRESVLPAGNAITDGKALLRYALPIDNEPIRKFQGSLEEIADRIRGKRWSPIKGDITTAARILSINEGDILASIPDARQAEAKAIIEELRAEIERMRSALDVKDGETLLETRASMLSQVTQLQEMMVGEFPFEVPAEYANIPQLKGRATVKMTTSEGDITLVVDGYSAPVTAGNFVDLVQRGFYDGLEFIRSEESYVLQVGDPPGPEEGFIDPDTGEYRAVPLEILVRGDDEPTYGITLEAAGRYRDQPVLPFSAYGTVAMARPESDPDGGSSQFFFFLFEPELTPAGLNLLDGRYSVFGYVTEGKEVLRNLTQGDAIASAKVIQGLENLVQPKKSA, encoded by the coding sequence ATGCTGAATTTGTCCAAGTCCATAATGAATACCTGTAAACGCTGGCTGAAAACTGGCCTGATTGCCCTATTGCTGTGTGTTCTTTCCGTCGGTCTGAGCGCCGCTTGGTGGGATGGCGGCAATAGTACGCCAAAACGGGAAAGTGTCTTACCTGCTGGTAATGCTATTACTGATGGTAAGGCTCTCCTGCGCTATGCTCTCCCTATTGACAATGAGCCGATTCGCAAATTTCAGGGTAGCCTTGAAGAGATTGCTGATCGCATTAGGGGTAAACGCTGGAGTCCTATTAAGGGAGATATTACCACTGCTGCTAGGATTCTATCTATCAATGAAGGGGATATTTTGGCTAGTATCCCCGACGCGCGCCAAGCTGAAGCTAAGGCTATTATTGAGGAACTCAGAGCCGAAATTGAGCGAATGCGATCGGCTTTGGATGTTAAAGATGGTGAAACACTTCTAGAAACCCGCGCCTCTATGTTGTCTCAGGTGACTCAGCTTCAGGAAATGATGGTTGGAGAATTTCCTTTTGAGGTCCCCGCAGAATATGCCAATATCCCCCAACTCAAAGGCCGTGCTACCGTCAAGATGACTACCTCTGAAGGCGATATTACCCTCGTCGTCGATGGTTATAGCGCTCCGGTAACGGCCGGTAATTTTGTGGATTTGGTGCAACGTGGGTTTTATGATGGGTTGGAGTTTATCCGCTCCGAAGAGTCCTATGTTTTGCAAGTCGGAGATCCACCCGGTCCAGAGGAGGGATTTATTGACCCCGACACAGGCGAATATAGGGCTGTTCCTCTGGAAATTTTGGTGCGTGGGGACGATGAGCCTACTTATGGGATTACCCTAGAGGCGGCGGGTCGTTATCGTGATCAGCCAGTTTTGCCCTTTTCTGCTTATGGAACTGTCGCTATGGCTCGTCCTGAAAGTGACCCGGACGGCGGCTCTTCTCAGTTTTTCTTCTTCTTGTTTGAACCAGAACTGACTCCGGCGGGACTTAATTTGCTTGATGGTCGCTATTCTGTGTTTGGATATGTGACCGAAGGTAAGGAAGTTTTGCGGAATTTGACACAGGGTGATGCGATCGCATCTGCTAAGGTCATTCAAGGGTTAGAAAATTTGGTTCAACCTAAGAAGTCCGCTTAA
- the rimM gene encoding ribosome maturation factor RimM (Essential for efficient processing of 16S rRNA) yields the protein MSDWIEIGKIVAAQGLDGEMRVYPNSDFPERFIEPGTRWLQKPGQNEPSPVELLGGRFIPGKGLYAIEMVGVETREQAEALRDSRLFIQYGARPHLDDNEFYVLDLIGLEVFNQDTQDMIGTVIDVIPAGNDLLEVQLNFTPTEEDLATDTERQAKLEKIPQNKRRKRHFQTKAKQPKTVLIPFVKDIVPVVDLENRRLEITPPQGLIESQT from the coding sequence ATGTCTGATTGGATCGAAATTGGTAAAATTGTAGCTGCTCAGGGTTTAGATGGCGAGATGCGGGTATATCCAAATTCTGACTTCCCGGAAAGATTTATCGAACCCGGAACCCGCTGGCTACAAAAACCCGGACAAAATGAACCATCACCCGTAGAACTTCTGGGGGGGAGGTTTATTCCTGGAAAAGGACTCTATGCTATTGAAATGGTAGGGGTGGAAACCCGCGAACAAGCGGAAGCCTTGCGGGATAGTCGCCTATTCATTCAATATGGCGCGCGCCCCCATTTAGACGATAATGAGTTTTATGTATTAGACCTGATTGGCTTAGAAGTCTTTAATCAAGACACCCAAGACATGATCGGTACAGTTATTGATGTCATCCCCGCCGGAAATGACTTGTTAGAGGTCCAGTTAAATTTTACCCCCACCGAGGAAGACCTCGCCACCGATACAGAACGACAAGCTAAACTAGAGAAAATTCCCCAAAATAAACGTCGCAAGCGCCATTTCCAAACCAAAGCAAAGCAACCCAAAACCGTATTAATTCCCTTTGTTAAGGATATCGTCCCCGTTGTGGATTTAGAGAATCGCCGTTTGGAAATCACCCCTCCCCAAGGCTTAATCGAATCGCAAACATAG
- a CDS encoding CHAT domain-containing tetratricopeptide repeat protein has translation MLSLQFTQFTRRVIPLVAVVSLALVGFTPILVAIGEEVTTPDPRLTEADTAFAAGVKLVQEGSPESLQQALVELNQALILYQQLGLGSQAAETFLGLGLVYKTLGDLRASLEAYQEALSYYQSSDRILDAAYSLNQIGKIHYELGNYQKAVEVYQQAIIFYTQGGDLRGKAYALNNLGAVYEPLGKFQEALEAYTQALELHERANNRVGLASSLNNLGLLYDALGNFELSLDYYKRSLSLWQELNDVRGEASTLNNIGLYHESQDDFQPALQSFQQALGRYQEIGDLRGEATTLNNIGFTYTRLENWNAAQQSYQQALPLWEEIGNRSGLGSTLNNIGVVSAALGEFDRALEFYQQALVIRQEIGDRSREALSLYRIAIAQRELGNQDDSLMAIQAAIEIIEDLRTNVVSQDLRTSFFASKQEYYEFYIDLLMDFHQQNPGQGYDGLALAVSERAKARSLLDLLAEISGEVQGGIDPQILAEKQQIQQQLAAAEERRIQLLSQQHTDSQKTAIDNELEQLLIKYRSIFGQIRATSPRYAALTQPEPLNLAEIQESVIDKDSVLLAYFVGEKRSFLWIVTHNYISSYELPGREVLEAETKRFRDSFIFGNLRIRRTLAENAGKNLGQILLEPLSNYTDKSRVLIVPYGVLNFVPFVALAYQSSDEEYRPLIITREVVTLPSASALAVLRNELFGRQPAERYLAILADPVFGTNDERLHNNNEITSTSLPPDLEQSARESGILFDRLPFTQTEAEQIVSLFPAESFSKEYGFAATREVAISDKMSQYRIIHYATHGILNSQNPELSGLVLSLVNPDGQPVNGFVRLHDIFNLNLPADLVVLSACETGLGQQVRGEGLVGLTRGFMYAGAARVVVSLWSVDDQATAELMVLFYRYMLDNGLSPAAALRQAQIEIWQNSQWHSPYYWAGFTIQGEWQN, from the coding sequence ATGCTGTCGCTTCAGTTTACGCAATTTACCCGCCGGGTTATCCCCTTAGTTGCTGTGGTCTCCTTAGCTTTAGTCGGATTTACTCCGATTTTAGTTGCCATAGGTGAGGAGGTTACTACCCCAGATCCACGTCTGACAGAGGCTGATACCGCTTTTGCTGCGGGGGTAAAATTAGTACAAGAGGGATCTCCAGAATCTCTACAACAAGCCCTGGTTGAGCTTAACCAAGCCCTAATATTGTATCAACAACTGGGTTTAGGGTCTCAGGCGGCTGAGACTTTCCTGGGTTTGGGATTAGTTTATAAGACCTTGGGGGACTTGCGAGCCAGTTTAGAGGCTTATCAGGAGGCTTTGAGTTATTATCAGAGTAGCGATCGCATTTTGGATGCTGCCTATAGCCTCAACCAAATTGGCAAAATTCACTATGAGTTAGGGAATTATCAGAAAGCAGTTGAAGTCTATCAACAGGCGATTATTTTTTATACTCAAGGGGGAGATCTCCGGGGGAAAGCCTACGCTTTAAATAATTTGGGGGCGGTTTATGAACCTTTAGGGAAGTTTCAAGAAGCCCTGGAAGCCTACACCCAAGCCTTAGAATTACACGAACGGGCTAATAATAGGGTAGGATTGGCTAGTAGTCTGAATAATTTGGGTTTGCTTTATGATGCTTTGGGAAATTTTGAACTGAGTTTAGATTATTATAAGCGATCGCTTAGTTTGTGGCAAGAGTTAAATGATGTCCGTGGCGAAGCTAGTACCCTCAATAATATAGGGTTATATCATGAGTCTCAGGATGATTTCCAGCCGGCTTTACAAAGTTTTCAACAGGCTTTAGGACGATATCAGGAAATTGGCGATCTTCGCGGAGAGGCTACTACTCTTAATAATATTGGCTTTACCTATACTAGGTTGGAAAACTGGAATGCTGCACAACAGTCTTATCAGCAAGCCTTACCTTTATGGGAGGAAATTGGCAACCGTAGCGGACTGGGAAGCACTTTAAATAATATCGGTGTGGTTTCTGCTGCACTGGGAGAGTTTGACCGGGCTTTAGAATTTTATCAGCAGGCTTTAGTTATACGCCAAGAAATTGGCGATCGCTCTCGGGAAGCCCTATCTTTATATCGAATAGCGATCGCCCAGAGGGAATTAGGTAATCAAGATGATTCTTTAATGGCTATTCAAGCCGCTATTGAGATTATAGAAGACTTGCGGACTAATGTAGTTAGCCAAGATTTAAGAACCTCATTTTTTGCATCCAAACAAGAATATTATGAGTTTTATATTGACTTGTTAATGGACTTCCATCAACAAAATCCGGGACAAGGATATGATGGTTTAGCCTTAGCAGTTAGTGAACGAGCAAAAGCGCGATCGCTTTTAGATTTACTAGCCGAAATTTCCGGAGAAGTTCAAGGAGGTATTGACCCGCAAATACTAGCTGAAAAACAACAAATTCAGCAACAATTAGCCGCTGCAGAAGAACGTCGCATTCAACTACTCAGTCAACAACATACAGACTCTCAAAAAACCGCCATTGATAATGAATTAGAACAGCTACTAATTAAATACCGCAGTATTTTCGGTCAAATTCGCGCTACCAGTCCCCGCTATGCCGCCCTAACTCAACCAGAACCCTTAAATTTAGCCGAAATTCAAGAAAGCGTTATCGACAAAGACAGTGTATTGTTGGCTTATTTTGTTGGAGAAAAACGGAGTTTTCTCTGGATAGTTACTCACAACTATATTAGTAGTTATGAACTCCCAGGTCGAGAAGTTTTAGAAGCCGAAACCAAGAGGTTTAGGGATAGTTTCATTTTTGGCAATCTCAGAATTAGACGAACTTTAGCAGAAAATGCTGGTAAAAACTTGGGTCAAATTCTCCTCGAACCCTTATCTAATTATACTGATAAAAGTCGGGTTTTAATAGTACCTTATGGAGTCTTAAACTTTGTTCCTTTTGTCGCCCTCGCTTATCAATCCAGTGATGAAGAATATCGACCATTAATTATTACCAGAGAAGTCGTAACTCTCCCATCTGCTTCCGCTTTAGCGGTTCTGAGAAATGAACTTTTTGGCCGGCAACCAGCAGAAAGATACTTAGCAATTTTGGCAGATCCGGTGTTTGGCACTAATGATGAAAGATTGCATAATAATAATGAGATTACTTCAACTTCTTTGCCTCCTGATTTAGAGCAATCGGCGCGAGAGTCCGGCATCTTATTTGACCGCCTACCTTTTACACAGACGGAAGCCGAACAAATTGTATCTTTATTTCCCGCAGAATCTTTTAGCAAAGAATATGGTTTTGCGGCTACCCGCGAGGTGGCTATCAGTGATAAAATGAGTCAGTATAGAATTATTCATTATGCTACTCATGGGATACTCAACAGCCAAAATCCTGAACTGTCTGGCTTGGTGCTTTCCTTGGTTAATCCTGACGGTCAGCCTGTCAATGGTTTTGTGAGACTACATGATATTTTTAACCTAAATTTACCCGCTGATTTGGTGGTTTTAAGTGCCTGCGAAACGGGTTTAGGGCAACAGGTTAGGGGAGAAGGTTTGGTGGGACTTACGAGGGGATTTATGTATGCTGGCGCGGCGCGTGTGGTGGTGAGTTTATGGAGTGTAGATGACCAAGCTACAGCAGAATTAATGGTGTTATTCTATCGTTATATGCTCGACAATGGTCTCTCCCCCGCCGCCGCACTTCGTCAAGCACAAATTGAAATCTGGCAAAACTCTCAATGGCATTCTCCCTATTATTGGGCGGGTTTTACTATTCAGGGAGAATGGCAAAATTAG